The window TTTCAATCTTGTCCGCTGAATTGACTCGTTCTTGTCCAGTTCCAATTCTTAGCAAATAATCACAAAATGCAGGATCTGTTTTAGCTCTCATATTCTCATATAACTTTAATTTTTCAAGTAATGCTAGAATATAACAAACTTTCGCCAATgaaatcttcttctttttttcgtaTCGCACAATAGGAAGAGTTTGTCTGAAATCACCTCCTAAAACTATAACTTTTCCACCAAATAATGCATTTGTATTCATCAGATCTTATAACAGTAGATCAAAAACTTCTAACATTCTTTTTTTGGCCATAGATACCTTATCCCACACAATCAATTTTGCATCTCGGATTAACCTTGCAAGTGAGCTTTCTTTGCTAATGTCGTCTTCACTAACAATAATAGATCTTTCAAAATGTATCTCTTTTGCTTCTTTTGCTGCCGTAGAAGGCCTAATAGTTTCTGGAATGAGTTCatattcatttatatcatgaTCCATAGAATGTAAAATATCATTGATATGATTCAAAGCTTGATATCGAATTTCTCTTCTGTTAGTAATTTGTAACACTTTGTAGTCTTCGATCATTGATTCTTCAAATTGCTCCCATAATTTTCTGGGGTTGGCAGGGTTGCAACATACCAATAATATAGCAAATAAATGCCTTAAACTATATGGCATTTGGTAACTTGCGGCTTCATACATACACTCTATCAAACTATTATCACAGTGTAACAATCCTCTTTTCTCTATGGACTCTATGAAAGTACTACAAGGCTCTCCATTCACTGTCAAAAGATCCTTATATGATGTCGGTCCTCATACATGCATTAGTAGTAATCAAAGATAATATCGTTCTCCTTCTATTAGATGATATGTCACAATGCGGCCAACAACACAACGTTTTTATCTACATGCCCAAAATTTGTCACTGGAGGACCACAAAAAGTATTTAGGAAATTCTTTATATAGTAAATTGAGCTCTTTAGCATCTTCATTAGTTtcattcaacaacaacaacaataacaatcttACTAGTGTGGTTtgtggagggtagtgtgtacgcagaccttacctatACTCTGGGttagaggctgttttcgatagaccctcggctccctccctccaagaactccccaccttgctcttggggtgactcgaactcacaacctcttgattggaagtggagagtgcttaccactagagcaactcactcttgtctaACAGTGTTTGGAGAAGAATTATGTTAACATTGTTTTTTGAATGATCGGATTATTCACAATTGTATGTATATCCACATTGCTCTTAAAAGAAATAAATTGTTGACCTTCAAGATGTAGTTGAAGACGATAAACGCATTTCACTTATTGGAAAACCAAAGAAACGCCAAACAACTTCTGGAGGTATACCCATCTAGCATATCGATATTCTTTTGTCTCATCTATTTCTGTGtttgtattattattttgtacACATAATGCAATCTTATCATGTCCTTTATAAATGTATTTGTAGAGATATTTCATGACTTTGATGTCAGAGCAAACTTCAACATTTATATGACAATTGAATTTCCCAAGTAAATATGGATTGTACGGAACAACCTAGGAGTTATCTAAATATTGTTCTCTTACTTTCACAACTTTCCCTGTATTTCGTCTTCTATACACTTGATAAGAATCGTTTCCTTTTATTGTCTGATCGACAAATATTTTTGGATATTTGAACTTGCAATAACCCTTTTTTTCATACAAGAATTTGTTGGGTCTAAACTATCGCAAGGACCGTGCATCATATGTTTAATGACAAGCTTACGCAAATCTGATTCTATCTTATCATCTGGTAATTCTGCTCTAATAATATCATCCTGCGCATCCGCTATCACAATTTGTGCTAATTACCTAGTATAATAAGAAAATGAGCATGGGGTAAACCTCATTTCTGAAACTCCACACTGTACATAAAAGAAACAACTTTTCCAAAGATATTTCGTTTTAATATATCCGTCTTCAGTTCTTCTATTTTAGCCCTGAACACTCGAGTAATCAAATCAGGTCTATCTTGTGCCTTGTCAGTTGACCACAGATGTTCTTTTATTTCAGTCCAAGATGGGCTACATGTCATAGTTATAAACAAATCAGGTTTTCTGAAATGTTGCACTAATGCAATAGCATCCATATAACGCTGACGCATATCTCTAGGACCTCCTATAAAACAATTTGGCAAAAAATTTTGTTTTCCAACATTAGAAGCATCTCGTTCACCAAGTCTTAGAATATCAAGAAGTCCTTGCAGTATACCCATTCTGAATAAATCTTGATTGAATGAAACAAAGTCTAATCTTTGTGTCTCTAATTTTATATATTCATCAACTGAATACTGCTGGAGTAATCTTCCTGTATGCAAAATTTTATCTTCATCATCATTTCTCATCTGAAGTTTGTAACAGTAGTATTCGCGAACTGGAACTGCAtctcttttgtgtttttctttttgcAGATTTTGAGCTTCCATATCAAGATATCCATCAACATATGTGAAATTTTTTATATTCGGCAATTGTTCAAATTCAACCAGAGTACTACTTCTACGAATATATTTTGCTTTGGGGAACTTTTTAATACCACAATGCCACCCCCCTTGACCATATGAAAATAACAACGGGTACTGTAAAGGGTCATAGCATCCAAAATAGTAGTTTACTCTTTGTGTCCTGTCACTGTGAGTATAAATTTGAAGGTGCGGTGCATGAGTAGGAGAACCATCATTTTCATCAACCCATATTGCTGCAATTTCAGCAGTAGTAGGTAAATTATATAAACGTTGATCCAATCCAGCATCACTTTTCAGTGCTATATGAAAGTTTTGCAAGTGTCTGCCAAGGATCGTAGAAATATTGAGTACGGATTATCCTTTAGTATGTCCATCAATTCTTTCAATGTTGATGCATTTAATTTGTCTGAACAGGCCATTCTATTTCCAAGCTCATTTGCATTATCATAAAAGTATAGTTGCAAATTTCTTAGTCTTTTTTCTCTGGGATACAAATCATCTATCAAATGATACATCTGTCCTTGAACTCTGAACGTATAGATACTACGGTTTCTCTTGGCTAAATCTTTATCATAACTGACACCAAGTGATGTAAAATCAAACAGATTATTATATGTTCTAATATACGTTCGGAAATGCTTGGATCCTGCATTGTTTCCCATATATAAATTTTTCAGTTTAGCTGGTATTGGAAGAGAGCTTAACTTCAATGTACCACTGCTACAACAAAATGCAGTTCTAGGTGTGTAACAACTACAATTGCTATAACAGGCAAACAAAACTGTCAAAAAACGAAATTTGACTAGTACATTACAATCTTGTCATTATATGTTTAATTTTCACACGgaattttaatcattttttgaGCTGCCTCGTAAAGAGTATTTTTACGGGACAAAGAGCTTATAGTACGAAGTAATATTTGTTTGTATAAATAATCGTTGTAGTTTAATGCTTAATTATTGCTGAAATGCAATTATCTTTGTCCTATAATTTATCTAATTCTCAACGTTTAAAGACAAGTTCTTGAATTCCCTCTATGATTTGTTAGCTTCTGCTACATCACTTCTAGTTGCTCTCCTCCATAAACCGAACAAAGGGAAGGAAATTTCCTGTTTAATTTTCTCTTGCTTTCGTCCATTATAGCAAAGATGTCAATTCAACCAAACGCATAAATAATCATGCGATTGTTTAGACTTATGTGAGGATTTTTTACACTATGAGTATAGATTTAACATATGATAGAATGTTAGTTATATTTATAAAGATTTAattgtaattatttttatatagGACTTGAATATTGCAGAAGTGTCAAATGGTAGGGTTGGACTGATTTGGACGGGTTAAAAGGAGCTTAGTCAATAAAGACCCGTCCAAAAACTAAAATGGGCTGGATCAAGATGGACTAAAATTATGGTCATAGCCCAATCCACCCAACTCTTACCAAGCTTTAATTATTTATGTGTTTTCTTATAATTTTTTAATAACCAAATaagatattttttttctttcttatggtcatatataacatattaaacaaaaaagaattattttaaagatattttagcAAAGTTGCTTATGGATCAATTTGGGTTAAAAATCAGTCCAACTTTAGATGGGCTCACATGAGTTGGGTCAAGATGGGCTGGGTTCAACaatgtaaaaatagcacgggctagccagttttcggactggtaattgaaaaatagctagcgtttgcaaagtcattgaaaaatagctaatatttttctacaacacgaaaagttccagcctaatatactggagattggtgcacctgtgtataaacttccagcattttatgctggaactccagcacacggaaagttccagtataatatactggagattggagcacatgtttatgaacttccagcatattatgctggaccagtatattatgctagaactccagtatattatgatggagttccagcataatgtactggaactccagtatattatgctggaagttcacatgtaaaaaaattgaacttcagtatattatgctagaatatttttcggattttgacagtgttttcgttcagatttatctttacatgaaaagtggctaaatttcgaatACTTTTAAAACTgtagctattttttaattaccacatgtaaatctgactattttttaatttcacctTTCAATAATGGGCTGGTCAATGAGCAGCCTAACCTTGGGCGGGTTAGGCGGCGCTGAATGCGTTTGGGCTTAAATTGCCTCCCTACTTGATTGTATAAATACCTTTTATGTTGTGAGGTGCACATAACTTAATTATTTCATGAAATATGCATAGAATCCTTACTTAAGGAAACTAGAAAGAACAACACTTTCTACTACTGATGGACATACATAGTACTCCTATGACTTAATTAGACAGCCATTACTAAAGTTAAATTCCATAGCTGAAAAAGTTAAAGAACTAATTAAGCTCGCAATAACATGGCATTGACAGAAAGAATCATCAAAAGACAATAGCAAAGTAGTTGCCAAGAATTTCCAaaacaaagaaacaaaaataacaaCTTTGAATAAAAAGAAACAAACACATTACATGCTAGCACATTGTTAGCCAGTGCCTCCAAGAACACCCTTGAGTTTCTTGATTTGAGCTTCGTCAAGAAATGTTGTAGCCTCAACCAACTTAGTAGACAAATCGTTGGCAAACAACGCGAAATCGGTTATCTGAAGGCCAGGACTGGAGCTGCTAAAGAACACATAAGCTACAGAAGTATAACCAGCTGCATTCACTTGAAAATGCAACAAACCTTGTGGAAATACCATAAGTTCACCTTTCTTTAGTGTCTTTAAGTAAACAGTGTTTGCTGAGGAAACAAAAGCCGCAGTAATCGATCCCTGGACGACGAGCAAGACTTCAGAAGCACCAGGGTGAGTGTGAAATGGGACTACACCACCAGAGGCTAAGTCGAGACGTGCTGCAGAGAGACCGAGACCATTTAAGCCGGGGAATTGAGCTGCAAATGCTGGTGTTACTGATGCTTTGATTATATTTGATGTGTTTCCTGCTGCACTTAGGCCAGAGAAAACGAAATCGTTTACTGTGACTTTTGTAGCAGTTTTGCAAGAATAGCCTGCAGGGGATTCTGGTCCTTTTAGGTCTGCTACACAGAAATCTTGTACAGCAGCATTGCTGCTTGATATCAGGAGAGCAAAAAGAAAGAGGAGTTTGAACATTTTCACTAGCTAGGAATGAGTTGTATGTGAAAATTTGTTATCAAAACTTCTTGGAATAATGTATATATAGGGAGTCAAGTGAGTGAATGACTGACTGAAAGGGAGCTTTggtgtaactggtaaagttgctgacATGTAACCtctaggaggtcacgggttcgagctgtggaaacagcctcttgcagaaatgcagggtaaggctgcgcacaatagacccttgtggtccggcccttttcTAGACCCTTCGCATAGCGGGAGTTTGGTGCACCGGGCTGCCATTTTTAAGTGAGTGAGTGAGTGAAATTTTTGGACATTACAGAGGAAGGTGCTACTTGATTTTAGATAGGAAACGATAACCACTAATTGCGTGATATGGCCTTTCATGAAAGTTGTCTGTTGAAAAGGTGAATAGACCACAAAACAGATAGAACAAGATACATTTATTGATCTGCGGAGGTATTGTATTGGGATATCTTGGTTTCTATTTTTGACAGCAGTTGAATACTAAAATAGAATCATGTCTTGGTGGATTGATAAAGCTATATTTATTCCGTGCAATATGTGTTAGAATCAAAATAATCAAGTGTTATGTGAAGCTAATAAAGCAAGCTCTAAATGATAATAACACGTACATGTTTATTTTTCACTCTGACTTGTTTTTCAGTTGGACAAGTTGAAAATAGGCATGCTTAGATCACATTGCATGTAATTTTCATGCTACACATCCATACTTGATTAGTGTCATTTGGTTATGTTAGTATTTGTGATCAAGGAAGGTTTAGTTGCGATAAATGTAACAAAAGCCGCCTTGGTCCAATATTGGCATGATTAATGGACAAGATTGTTTTGAGGTATTTCAGATTGTGATAGCAAATATTTTGAGCTCATAAGGTGATATACAATTACAAaggtatatatacatatatatgtgtagtccaagtgggagattgttagaATTTATGGACTTGCACATATATTGTATTAAGAATAATTGTGTGTTGGTTACTATCACTATAAGGTTGACCTAAATTAAAGTGATCTACTATGGTTTAAAGTTAAAAGAGCCAAAAGGATACCTTATAAAGTATGAGGTCTTATGTGTAGATACCCGGATGTTATTTCTAGTTTAATGATGGCTAAATTAGAAATACATAAACTTGTACACCTATTAAATGGGTTATGGTCCCCAAATCAGACGTAGGATTTTCTTTCTATTATCCCATCATTGGAAAGAAGAGAACGACTTACGTGTTGGTTTGGAAGACCGCTAACCACAAGGCGACAAGTTTCATTCGTTCACATGGATTCAGGTACGCTTCCGCATCAAGTTTTTATTCTCGATGATTTGACATGATAGGCCTTGGGTAAGAGATGATGGTGTTCATCTCTAAAGTATTTTGAttccaacaattggtatcagagtgttATGATTTATTTGTAATTGGGATTACATTTCATTGTAGCTTTCATTTTCGAATTTGCCGTTAAAGCAGAAGCAACTGAGTTAGTAAAATCTGTTAGACAATCACGTAAGGGGCACATGGATTCCTAGAGTTAGTTGTAACTAACTTTCCCTCCCTAGATTCCCTCGCCTATATTAGTTTGAATCCTCCCTAATTGTACACGTGATTTTCACTGCTATTGATCAATAATATTtatctctctatctctctctcaaTACTTTCCAGTTCTTCGAGTGATTATTCAAGAGCAGTTCTTCCATTTTGCTCTTTAGGTCTTTCGATTCAATCTTCACTTTTGGAGATTGTATCATTCGTATCAGAACTTTCCTTTCCTTGGATCTGTGAGGGGAAATGGGTGAGCATAATAAGAGAATTCAGGAGTTACACAGAGATCTCGATGGGCTTCGTAGATCCTTCGATGGTATTAGTGGTAATATGGAGGAATTGAGGAAGATTGTAGATGAGAAGTTGGCGGCATCTATGGAGAAATTTAGAAGGATCTTACTAACGACTGTTGATAATCAAAGGCCAATAGATGAAATCCTAATAGACCGGGAGCAAGAGGGGTTGAAGATGAAGAAGTTGCCCCTGAAGTTGCTAGGGCTCGACGAGATGAAGGTTATCAGCTGCCTATCAGAGGTCATCAACtggaatttcctaagtttgatggAGTAGGCTTGCGCGATTGGCTATATCAATGTGATCAACACTTTGAAGTGACTGAAACTCCAGCAACCTCAAGAGTTAAAATGGCTTCCTGCCAGCTCGAAGGTAAGGCTCTTCAATGCCATCAAGTTTATATGAAAACTAAAATTACTAGAGAATTGCCTAGTTGGGGGGAATATGTGAGTAGTCTATATTCTAGGTTTGGATCTGAACTTTTTGATGATCCAATGGGGGATTTGAAAGACCTGAAACAGACCATCACTGTGCAGGATTACATagatgtgtttgatgaattgctaACTCGAGTAGAGTTAAGTGAAGTGTTAGCTGTTTTTTGAGAGGtcttaaaagagaaattggactACAAGTGAAAATGTTTGCTCTTAGATCCTTACAAAAAGACATCAGCCTTGCAAGAATCCAAGAAGAAACACTACTCATTCAGAAAAGAAACTCTGAGAACTACTCCAATTCTTTCACAGCCTAGACTTGTTCAAAGACTTCCAAATAACCCTCATAGTAGTAACCAAACCTATCCTCTCTATCCTAAAACCAACCAAAACTTCCAAAGACCCCAGAGCTCTTAAGCTGGAACCAGCAAAACCATATATAAAAATCCTGAATTCTTGAGTCCTGCAGTAATGGAAGAGAAAAGCTAAGGGCCTTTGTTTCCATTGTGATGAGAAGTATACACCTGGACATGTGTGTTCCAAGAAGAGGCAGTTGTTCTCCATTGAAGTAGAGGAACCAATAGAAGAAGTAAGGGATGAGAAAGTAGACATAAGATTCAATCCTTCTGAATTCTTGTGCTTGGAGGGAGTAGAAGGCCATGTAGATTCTGAGGGAGATGTCTTAGCTTATGTATCAGTGCATGCTATCACTGGTATATATAACTACAAGACAGTATTCAAGACTATGAGGGTCGCAGGATCTGTGAAGGGTAAAGCTGTTAAGATCCTCATTGACACATGCATCACACATAATTTTATAGATCTTAAGATATCCAAGAGGATGGGGTGTTACTTGACTCAAATACAGCCTGTCTTTGTGTCAGTAGTAGATGGTAACAAGATGTACAGTGGGTCCATGTGCAAGGGTTTTGAGTGGAAGATGAAAGGAGTGCAATTCCTATCTGACATGTTAACACTTCCTTTAGGAGGGTGTAACATGGTCCTGGGCATACAATGGCTCACTACTCTAGGAGATATTCTTTGGAATTTCCAGAATTTGAGAATGGAGTTTAAACATAAAGGCCAGAAGGTGTCCTTGAGAGGCATTCAACCACAAGCTTTGAAATTGGTAGAGCAAAGGCACATGCATAAGCTCTTAGCCAAACCAGCTGAATTGCCCATGATGTCTGTCTGTATGTTCACAACAGATCCTGACTCTGAACCATGCCTATGAGGCTTATAAGGACACTGATCTGTAAAGGAAGACAAAACAAGGTTTCAGGAGGTACTAGAGGAGTACAGTGATCTGTTTAAGGTTCCTACAGGGTTACCTCTACACAGGGATCATGACCACAGAATAGTATTGAAAGAGGGCACATCTCCTATCAATATCAGGCCATATAGATATCCCaacattcaaaaaaaaaaattgaaaagatgGTTGATGAGATGATGACTGCTGGTGTAATTAGGGACAGTACCAGTCCCTATTCTTCACCAATTGTCATggtaaaaaaaagaataaaagtcggaggatgtgtgtagattacaggGAACTTAACAGCCATACTGTTAAGGACAAGTTTCCAATTTCAGTTATTGAAGAACTACTCGATGAGTTACATGGTGCCAAGTTCTTTTCTAAGTTGGATCTTAGGTCAGGGTACCATCAAATCTGGATGtttgaggatgatattcctaaaACTGCTTTCAGAACTCATCATGGCCATTTTGAGTTCTTAGTTATGCCATTTGACCTTACCAATGCCCCGTCTACTTTTCAGAGTTTGATGAACAAAATCTTTCAGCCTTACCTCATGAAACTCATTCTTGTATTCTTTGATGATATTCTAATTTACAATGCCTCCTGGAAAGATCATCTACAACATTAGAAGTTGGCTTTTGAGGTTCTGAGATCTCACACACTGTTTGCTAAGAAAAGCAAGTGTGCATTTGGTGAAATTCAAGTTGACTATTTAGGTCACTTAATCTCTGTAGTTGATGTTGCTATGGATCCAGACAAGGTGAGTACAATACTCACTTGGCCCATGCCTAAGACCATCAAAGCATTGAGAGGTTTCTTTAGTCTAACTGGCTACTACAGAAGGTTTATGAAAGGGTATGGCACCATTGCCAGGCCACTTACTGATCTGCTCAAAAAGGGAAATTTCATTTGGAATGATGCTGCTACCCAAGCTGTTGAAAAGCTGAAGGAACTTATTACTTCAGCTCCTGTTTTGGCACTATCAGACTATACTAAAGAATTTGTAGTTGAAAATGATGCTTTAGGAGATGGTATAGGAGCAATATTAGCACAAGAAAGAATACCTATAGCCTTGTACAGTAAGGGGTTATCTGCTAAGAATAAAGCCCTATCTGTCTATGAGAGAGAACTACTGGCATTGGTGAGCTCAGTGCGGAAATGGAGACCCTACTTGCTAGGTAGACCCTTTACTATCAATATTGATCATCACAGTCTTAAGTACCTATTGGAGCAGAGAATCACCACCCCTAGTGTCACAGGGTTAAATATTTTTGCAAAATGACACTGCGCGGCAGCAATCTGACACTCAAGTTACTCAGCCTTTTCCACCACTTAGCCAACTTTTCAACAAGTTCGGCCTTAAATAAAATTCGGCAGCAACATAAAGAGAACAAAATCAAGTACGAAAAAATCCCAACCTTtgtattaatttcaaaatataCAAAGGAACCCTCACTTTACTATGAACACAAGTCGTTCATAGCCCACTTCGACTAGCCAAGATCACAAGTCGATCTTGCACACTAAAACCTTCCCAATGCCCAGCCTTAGCCCCCTTttgaaacacttagaaaccctcacgtttctCTCTTGTTTCCCACTTGGAAGTCTCACAACTGAACTTCCTTTTGAAGACACTCTTCTTCTTTGAAGACCCTCTTCTTGCTTCTCTCTTCTTGAATTCCACACGAAATTCCCACCTATTTATAAGTATAGGTGCTGCCATTGGCAGATTTCAAGGGGCAACTTACAAAGGGGCAATTCATTCTAGTGCTTGTCCCACTTCAAGCACTAAATCAGCACTTAACCACTTAATGGGGCATTACCCACGAAATGGCCCTCATCAGCATGTATTGTGGAGCACTTGGCCCTATTTTGTGGAGCACTTAGCTCTTTGGTGGAGCACCGGTCCCACCTTCCACTGAAACCTGCCTTGTACACAGCTTTGCTAAATCTGTCCTAACTTGTAGTTGACAGCCCCAACTACTTAGGCTATTTTCCATACGAAATGATATTACATACAAGCATTAAATAGACATGAATACAAATCATGACAAAAATACAACGGCCCACTACTTTTGGCAAGTATACTGCATGTGCCCCTTTTTTTGGTCAGCTATTGCATGCCCAAGACTGGCATTGCACCCAGCCTTGGCTGATTTTGACATTGCTCTGCGCCAATACCTTGTCCGCAACCTGCTGCTCATGATTTTGCCGCACACGCCCGACACTCTTATCGCCCGCACATTGCCTTAGACGTATTTCTGCCTTGTCTTTGTCAATACTTGTTTCACCCATTCCATTGCTTGTATTTTGTCTCACATAGCTTTGCCTTAGCTATTGAAACCCTTTGCCATCATTTCGCACCATTTTAATTTAGCTTAGCTTGTACTTGGCGCTACCACAATCCGAATCGCCCTCACCTTTATTTTGGCGTGCATGCCGTGCCATGTCGCCTCAACTTGTCCACACTGCCTCATCAAGCCTTTGCCAAGCTTGTCTTGCCTGTCCCAAGACCTTGGCCAATACTTGTTCCCCTGATAATGTTTCTCGCCCATTGTCCCGCATGATTGTTTTTCTCCCGCATAGGCCAATGGCAAGGCCATCACGCCCCAATCCTTGCCACAACCGCGCCACGCCCCATTCAGAGAATTAGGCACCTAACACCTAGTCAGTAGAAGTGGTTGGTCAAATTACTAGGGTATGATTACACCATATCTTATAAGAAGGCAAGGAGAATACTGTTGCTGATGCTATTTCTAGGAGAGAGGATTCAGTTCAATTATATAGCATCTCTGGGTATCAAGTGGAGTTGTTGGATGAGGTCAAAAGTTCTTGGCAAGTGGATCCTATACTAAAAGATCTCATTGCTAAGTTACAGTCTGGTTCACCTGTTAAGGCTCACTACAAATGGCAGAATGGCATTTTGAGCAGGAAAGGCAAAATGATGGTAGGTGCTGATGAACAACTGAGGAAGAAATTGGTAGCTTCCTATCATAGTAGCTCTATTGGAGGTCATTTAAGATTTCAGCCACCTTGCATAAGCAAGATTTCTCTTGGAAGAAGATGAAGCAGATTGTTTATGTTTTCATCAGAGAATGTGACACATGTCATAGGTGCAAACATGAGAATGTGGCTTATCTAAGTTTGTTGCAACCCCTCCCCTTTCCATCAAAGGTATAACAGGACATTTCTATAGACTTCATTAAAGGTCTACCCAAATCTAGAGGCAAGGATGTCATTTATGTGGTTGTGGATAGGCTAAGTAAggctgcacacttcattcctttAAGGCACCCATACGCAGCTTTAGAAGTAGCCCAAGATTTTATGGACAACATCTTTAAGCTGCATGGCATGCCCAAATCCATAGTGTCAGACATGGATGTAGTTTTTACAAGTAAGCTTTGGAAGGAATTGTTCAAGCTTCAGAAGGTTGACCTGCTCACTTCTACTGACTACCATCCTCAAACAGATGGCCAAACAGAGGTGCTCAATAGATGTTTAGAGTATTATCTCAGGTGCATGAAATTTGACAGACCAAAGGAGTGGCCTCAATGGTTATCCCTGGCTGAACGGTGGTACAATACCTCTTATCACTCTGCCACAAAAATGACTCCTTATGAGATTGTATATGGCCAGCCACCTCCATCTCTACTCCCTTACATGCCCTTCGACTCTCAGATAGAGGCTGTGGACAGAAGCTTACAAGCAAGAGAGGCTACTCTGAGAGCTATGAAGGCTCACCTGCTCAAAGCTCAAAATAAAATGAAGGCTCATGCAGATAAAGGCAGAACTAACATAACCTATGCAGTTGGGGATTGGGTATATGTTAAATTACAATTTTATAGGCAGCTTTCCTTGAAGGATCACTCTTTTTAAAATCTTTCTGCTAAGTTCCATGGGTCATTCCAGATCACTCACAAAGTTGGAGATGTTGCCTACACACTAGCCTTACGAGCTCATTCAAAAATTCATCCTACCTTCCACATGTCCCAGCTCAAGAAGAAGATTGGTAACCACCTTGTTTCACCAGTTCTACCTATTGTTCATACTGAACATGGTTATGTTTTGATGGCCCCTGAAGCTATTTTGGATAGACACCTAGTTCCAAAACATGGGCGTGCAACTACTCAAATACTTGTCAAATGGCTCAACACAAGACTAGAGGACAACACTTGGGAGGATCTACATGACTTCCAACTTCGATTTCCCCATTTCAATCCTTGAGGACAAGAATTATTTGAAGGAGAGGGTAGTTGTTATGATTCATTTGTAATTGGGATTACATTTCATTGTAGCTTTCAT is drawn from Nicotiana tomentosiformis chromosome 12, ASM39032v3, whole genome shotgun sequence and contains these coding sequences:
- the LOC117275509 gene encoding uncharacterized protein, producing the protein MGNNAGSKHFRTYIRTYNNLFDFTSLGVSYDKDLAKRNRSIYTFRVQGQMYHLIDDLYPREKRLRNLQLYFYDNANELGNRMASLKSDAGLDQRLYNLPTTAEIAAIWVDENDGSPTHAPHLQIYTHSDRTQRVNYYFGCYDPLQYPLLFSYGQGGWHCGIKKFPKAKYIRRSSTLVEFEQLPNIKNFTYVDGYLDMEAQNLQKEKHKRDAVPVREYYCYKLQMRNDDEDKILHTGRLLQQYSVDEYIKLETQRLDFVSFNQDLFRMGILQGLLDILRLGERDASNVGKQNFLPNCFIGGPRDMRQRYMDAIALVQHFRKPDLFITMTCSPSWTEIKEHLWSTDKAQDRPDLITRVFRAKIEELKTDILKRNIFGKVVSFMYSVEFQK
- the LOC104091185 gene encoding auxin-binding protein ABP19a-like, whose product is MFKLLFLFALLISSSNAAVQDFCVADLKGPESPAGYSCKTATKVTVNDFVFSGLSAAGNTSNIIKASVTPAFAAQFPGLNGLGLSAARLDLASGGVVPFHTHPGASEVLLVVQGSITAAFVSSANTVYLKTLKKGELMVFPQGLLHFQVNAAGYTSVAYVFFSSSSPGLQITDFALFANDLSTKLVEATTFLDEAQIKKLKGVLGGTG